In Rheinheimera sp. MM224, one DNA window encodes the following:
- a CDS encoding phosphoglycolate phosphatase: MRSFQLLAFDLDGTLVDSAPDILPALNQMMAKLGKEQVSLTQVQHWLGNGMAILIKRALTGELHPAQWDAMQFEQAQQLFIGFYQQSNGSATRLFDQVPEVLEHLSRLYPLALVTNKPRQFTEPLLQHLGIRHFFKAVWCADDVAKAKPEPDMLLALAKQQQLLPADILLVGDSENDIFAARAAGMPVIALSYGYNHGQSITHSQPDLVLECFSLLPDAICSLEQER; this comes from the coding sequence GTGCGGTCTTTTCAGTTATTAGCTTTTGATTTAGATGGCACTTTGGTCGACAGTGCCCCCGATATTTTACCCGCTTTAAATCAGATGATGGCAAAGCTCGGTAAAGAGCAGGTCAGTCTGACGCAGGTTCAGCATTGGCTCGGCAATGGGATGGCCATACTGATTAAAAGAGCACTAACAGGCGAGCTTCATCCGGCCCAATGGGATGCAATGCAGTTTGAGCAGGCCCAGCAGTTATTTATTGGTTTTTACCAACAAAGCAACGGCTCTGCGACCCGCTTGTTTGATCAGGTTCCAGAAGTGTTAGAGCACTTAAGCAGGCTTTATCCGCTCGCTCTGGTCACCAATAAACCCCGGCAATTCACAGAACCTTTGTTACAGCACTTGGGTATCAGGCACTTTTTTAAAGCCGTCTGGTGTGCTGATGATGTGGCTAAAGCCAAACCTGAACCCGATATGCTGCTTGCGCTGGCAAAGCAGCAACAGCTGTTACCTGCGGATATTTTACTGGTAGGGGATTCCGAAAACGATATATTTGCTGCCCGCGCCGCTGGTATGCCTGTTATTGCGCTGAGCTACGGGTATAATCACGGCCAATCCATTACGCATAGTCAGCCGGATCTGGTGTTGGAGTGTTTTTCTCTGCTGCCAGATGCCATTTGTAGTTTAGAACAGGAAAGATAG
- a CDS encoding SPOR domain-containing protein, which translates to MSKQALQQRLTQYSGLLASQRQLLQRLLLQLEFNQPDRLQLVGSSGSGKSTLILTLAEICSEQFNVALLQADAGLAPVDVLKVLQQQWIGSASMPRTLTEFVAQLSKTEQYLLLVDDADQLNETSWQLIQQLPVSVFISSLKAKSDIRLAMNIPAFSEDEAAELLAPYNLAGREQRERIEDCAGDLHLLLHGLSVSPPRKAAVIAKPKAETSASPLAFSAREEVEAPAFVASAADSHFDFNNKDNPLGLRAIDTADEQPSFSIETERRSDYRPASAEQKKPAKQASGQFFSPFLVLSLGFGLIAAVVMFWLWTEQQFRQPIADDMVPYYPSSTDTSAASRLQKDRQFEPTVEIKQEVPAETASGAVTQTAAKTTEATPDAAQQGMPQMALAKNTDTASMTVQQEVAKDDNGLPQKQIVSMTIESEPMREQPVIPALPAAGEEVAATDPEPVAETPVKPAAVETAPEQNDLVAEMEADAAEAVPETLPEAAPATTSPAATDASAGHDAATLLGMLPDTVAIQLGVFSQEAAAKKFLQQYSSLNLQLYKRQQQGKTQFVVVSASYVNGGAARQQVKSLPEELRQQTPFVKPLSDIQREIRSANAN; encoded by the coding sequence ATGAGTAAACAAGCTCTGCAACAGCGTTTAACCCAATATTCAGGCCTTTTAGCCTCTCAGCGTCAGTTATTGCAACGTTTATTGCTGCAACTGGAGTTTAACCAGCCAGATCGTTTACAACTGGTAGGTTCAAGCGGCAGCGGAAAATCAACACTGATCCTGACTTTAGCTGAAATTTGTTCTGAGCAGTTTAATGTGGCTTTGTTGCAGGCTGATGCGGGTCTGGCACCTGTGGATGTATTAAAAGTACTGCAGCAACAATGGATTGGCTCAGCATCTATGCCCCGCACTCTGACTGAGTTTGTGGCTCAGCTGAGTAAAACAGAGCAATACCTGTTATTGGTTGATGATGCAGACCAACTGAATGAAACCAGTTGGCAACTCATTCAACAATTGCCTGTCAGTGTGTTTATCAGCAGCTTAAAAGCAAAAAGTGATATTCGTCTGGCGATGAATATTCCTGCCTTTAGCGAAGACGAAGCCGCTGAATTATTGGCTCCCTATAATTTAGCTGGCCGTGAACAACGTGAACGTATTGAAGATTGTGCCGGTGATTTGCATTTACTGCTGCATGGTTTGAGTGTCAGCCCGCCTCGTAAAGCCGCCGTTATCGCAAAACCAAAGGCTGAAACTTCAGCCTCGCCTCTGGCATTTTCAGCCCGTGAAGAGGTTGAAGCTCCTGCTTTTGTGGCCAGTGCAGCGGATAGCCATTTTGATTTTAATAACAAAGACAATCCTTTAGGTCTGCGCGCTATAGACACAGCAGACGAGCAGCCATCCTTTTCAATAGAAACAGAGCGACGCAGCGATTATCGTCCAGCCAGCGCTGAACAGAAAAAACCAGCAAAGCAGGCTTCAGGTCAGTTCTTTTCGCCCTTTTTAGTGTTGAGCCTGGGTTTTGGTTTGATTGCAGCTGTAGTGATGTTCTGGTTGTGGACTGAGCAGCAATTCCGTCAGCCTATAGCTGACGATATGGTGCCTTATTACCCATCATCCACAGATACAAGTGCCGCATCCCGTCTGCAAAAAGATCGCCAGTTCGAACCTACAGTAGAGATAAAACAAGAAGTTCCCGCAGAGACAGCTTCTGGTGCCGTGACTCAAACTGCGGCCAAAACTACTGAAGCGACGCCTGACGCTGCGCAGCAGGGCATGCCACAAATGGCGCTGGCAAAAAACACCGATACCGCCAGTATGACGGTTCAGCAAGAAGTGGCGAAAGATGATAACGGCTTGCCTCAGAAGCAAATTGTCTCCATGACTATTGAATCTGAGCCTATGCGCGAACAGCCGGTGATCCCTGCATTACCAGCAGCAGGCGAAGAAGTTGCGGCAACTGATCCAGAGCCTGTAGCTGAAACTCCTGTAAAACCAGCAGCTGTTGAAACGGCACCAGAACAAAATGACTTAGTAGCGGAAATGGAAGCTGATGCAGCAGAAGCTGTGCCAGAGACTTTGCCTGAGGCGGCTCCGGCTACTACTAGTCCTGCGGCAACTGATGCTTCTGCCGGACATGATGCTGCAACTTTATTAGGGATGTTGCCTGATACTGTGGCGATTCAGTTAGGTGTGTTCTCCCAGGAAGCGGCTGCGAAAAAGTTTTTGCAGCAGTACTCCAGCTTAAATCTGCAGCTTTATAAGCGTCAGCAGCAAGGGAAAACGCAATTTGTCGTGGTTTCGGCTTCTTATGTCAATGGTGGCGCAGCGCGTCAGCAAGTAAAGTCTTTGCCGGAAGAGCTAAGGCAACAAACACCATTCGTGAAGCCTTTAAGCGATATTCAGCGTGAGATCCGTTCCGCCAATGCAAACTGA
- a CDS encoding TorF family putative porin → MTKKVTLGSKATSKTIRRSLVALLIAGSSFGVGAASLTGNVAFTSDYLFRGISQTDEGPAVQGGFTLSGESGFYLSGWGSNIKFGEGSMELDILAGWTGALNNSWNVDVGVMQYRYPKGDNAVDEFNFYEGYAKFFYDSWTLGVAYSPDYFGAGVEDYYYLSADYKYSLVENIALDLHFGYNAFEDEAEFETFLAAGPVDSDTYIDWSIGFSTEVLGAGVSLKYADTDIDGSADCNLCDGRAVLTLSKTF, encoded by the coding sequence ATGACAAAAAAAGTAACACTGGGATCAAAAGCAACAAGTAAAACAATTCGCCGTAGCCTCGTAGCATTACTCATTGCGGGCAGCAGTTTCGGTGTTGGTGCCGCAAGCCTGACGGGTAACGTGGCCTTTACCTCTGATTATTTATTCCGCGGTATTTCTCAAACGGATGAAGGTCCTGCTGTGCAGGGTGGTTTTACCTTAAGCGGAGAATCTGGCTTTTATTTGTCTGGCTGGGGTTCCAATATCAAATTTGGTGAAGGCAGTATGGAGCTGGATATTTTAGCCGGCTGGACTGGTGCTTTAAACAACAGCTGGAATGTTGACGTCGGTGTGATGCAATACCGTTATCCAAAAGGCGACAATGCCGTTGATGAATTTAACTTCTACGAAGGTTATGCCAAGTTTTTTTATGACAGCTGGACTTTAGGTGTTGCCTACTCTCCGGACTACTTTGGCGCTGGTGTTGAAGACTATTACTACCTGTCTGCAGATTACAAATACAGCCTGGTGGAAAACATTGCATTAGATTTACACTTTGGCTACAACGCTTTTGAAGACGAAGCTGAGTTTGAAACTTTTTTAGCAGCTGGTCCTGTCGACAGCGATACTTACATTGACTGGAGCATTGGCTTTAGTACTGAAGTCTTAGGCGCTGGTGTATCACTGAAGTATGCAGACACCGACATCGACGGTTCAGCAGACTGTAACTTATGTGACGGTCGTGCAGTATTAACCTTAAGCAAAACCTTCTAA
- a CDS encoding Dam family site-specific DNA-(adenine-N6)-methyltransferase → MLKKSRAFLKWAGGKYNLVDAISLQLPKAPLLVEPFVGAGSVFLNTDYPHYLLNDINADLINLYQLLQTKPADFIADAQNLFVQSSNEKSSYLSFREEFNQSTDSYQRSLLFLYLNRHGYNGLCRYNSSGKFNVPFGSYKKPYFPEAELWFFAEKAQKAKFVCMDYNELMQQINAPAVVYCDPPYVPLSRTASFTSYAKNSFDLDDQAQLANLAENCQSRGVSVVISNHDTTLTRKLYEKAKLTSIQVGRSISQKGATRGKVAELFALYLTSNQPGTTQLTNSSNSTIKATTAKIPATK, encoded by the coding sequence ATGCTAAAGAAGTCCAGAGCCTTCCTGAAATGGGCTGGCGGCAAATACAATTTAGTGGATGCCATTTCTCTGCAACTGCCTAAGGCGCCATTATTGGTTGAGCCTTTTGTCGGCGCTGGTTCGGTGTTTTTAAACACCGATTACCCGCACTATCTGCTGAATGATATCAATGCGGATCTGATTAACCTCTATCAGTTGCTGCAAACTAAACCTGCTGATTTTATTGCGGATGCCCAAAATTTATTTGTACAAAGCAGCAATGAGAAAAGCAGTTATCTGTCATTTCGGGAAGAGTTTAATCAAAGCACAGACAGCTATCAGCGCTCCTTGTTGTTTTTGTATTTAAATCGTCATGGCTACAACGGTTTATGCCGTTATAACAGCAGTGGTAAATTTAACGTGCCTTTTGGCAGCTATAAAAAGCCGTACTTCCCGGAAGCTGAGTTATGGTTTTTTGCTGAAAAAGCACAAAAAGCTAAGTTCGTTTGTATGGATTACAACGAACTGATGCAGCAAATCAATGCACCAGCTGTGGTGTATTGTGATCCGCCTTATGTACCACTGAGCCGCACTGCCAGTTTTACCTCTTATGCGAAAAACAGTTTTGATTTAGATGATCAGGCGCAATTGGCTAATTTAGCGGAAAATTGCCAAAGCCGTGGTGTGAGTGTAGTGATCAGTAATCACGACACCACCTTAACCCGAAAGTTGTATGAAAAAGCGAAGCTTACCTCTATTCAGGTAGGACGCTCCATTAGCCAGAAGGGGGCAACACGTGGCAAAGTCGCTGAGCTTTTTGCGTTATACCTAACAAGCAATCAGCCTGGCACTACCCAACTGACTAATAGCAGCAATAGCACAATAAAAGCAACAACAGCTAAGATACCTGCAACTAAGTAG
- a CDS encoding anthranilate synthase component II has product MILLIDNYDSFTYNLVQYFAELGEQVLVRRNDEISLTQIAAIRPSYLVISPGPCSPDQAGISLAAIQHFAGQIPILGVCLGHQAIAQAFGAKVVRAKTVMHGKNSLIKHRDQGLFKGLNNPLSVTRYHSLVVDKESVPDDFNIEAWTAADESEIMALSHKKLPVYGVQFHPEAILTEQGHQLLQNFLTLCKGLNNNDK; this is encoded by the coding sequence ATGATTTTATTGATAGATAATTACGATTCTTTTACCTACAATTTAGTTCAGTATTTTGCTGAATTAGGTGAGCAGGTGCTGGTGCGTCGTAATGATGAAATCAGCCTGACGCAAATAGCCGCCATCCGGCCTTCGTATCTGGTGATCTCACCAGGCCCTTGTAGTCCGGACCAGGCTGGTATTTCACTGGCCGCTATTCAACATTTTGCCGGGCAAATTCCTATATTGGGGGTTTGTCTGGGGCATCAGGCGATAGCTCAGGCCTTTGGTGCCAAGGTAGTTCGGGCTAAAACCGTGATGCATGGCAAAAACTCGCTGATTAAACATCGGGATCAAGGCCTGTTCAAAGGGTTAAATAATCCCTTGAGTGTGACACGTTACCACTCTTTGGTGGTCGATAAAGAGTCAGTTCCGGATGATTTTAATATCGAGGCCTGGACTGCAGCAGACGAATCGGAAATTATGGCGTTGTCGCATAAAAAATTGCCTGTGTATGGGGTGCAATTTCATCCCGAAGCCATCTTAACTGAGCAAGGACATCAGTTATTACAGAATTTTCTGACATTGTGCAAAGGTCTGAACAATAATGATAAATAA
- a CDS encoding aspartate aminotransferase family protein, with translation MAEHIQVTRALFDEVMVPNYAPAPIIPVRGQGSRVWDQAGREYVDFAGGIAVNALGHCHPALVSALKEQADKLWHLSNVMTNEPALRLAQKLVNSTFAEKVYFANSGAEANEAALKLARRWALDNFGAQKQQIISFGKSFHGRTFFTVTVGGQAAYSDGFGPKPGGIEHAEYNNLESLKALMSDNTCAVILEPLQGEGGIIPGDPAFLQGVRDLCNQFNALMIYDEVQSGVGRTGKLYAYMHSNVVPDILTTAKSLGGGFPIGAMLTTTAIASHLKVGTHGSTYGGNPLACAVAEAALDTINQPEVLNGVLEREKLFRRELAAINEKHNVFSTVRGQGMLLGAVLNDEFKGRSRDFFLASADQGLFALVAGPDVIRFAPSLVIPEADIIEGFKRFEKAVAQVKQG, from the coding sequence ATGGCAGAACATATTCAGGTCACCCGTGCACTTTTTGATGAAGTGATGGTTCCAAACTATGCACCGGCACCTATTATTCCGGTCCGTGGTCAGGGCTCTCGTGTCTGGGATCAGGCGGGTCGTGAATACGTTGATTTTGCAGGTGGTATAGCAGTGAATGCCTTAGGTCATTGCCATCCGGCGTTAGTTTCCGCCTTAAAAGAGCAAGCCGATAAGTTATGGCATTTGAGCAATGTCATGACCAACGAGCCGGCTTTGCGTCTGGCACAGAAGTTAGTCAACAGTACCTTTGCTGAAAAAGTCTATTTTGCCAACTCTGGTGCTGAAGCGAACGAAGCCGCTTTAAAGCTGGCTCGTCGTTGGGCATTGGATAATTTTGGTGCGCAAAAACAGCAAATTATCTCTTTTGGCAAAAGTTTCCACGGCCGTACTTTTTTCACTGTGACAGTGGGTGGACAGGCTGCGTATTCAGATGGTTTTGGTCCTAAACCTGGTGGAATTGAGCATGCCGAATACAATAACCTTGAAAGCTTAAAAGCGCTGATGTCGGACAACACTTGTGCTGTGATATTAGAGCCTCTGCAAGGTGAAGGCGGTATTATTCCGGGCGACCCGGCTTTCCTGCAAGGCGTGCGTGATTTATGTAATCAGTTCAATGCACTGATGATTTACGATGAAGTGCAATCTGGTGTAGGCCGTACCGGTAAATTGTATGCATACATGCATAGCAATGTAGTGCCTGACATTCTGACCACGGCTAAATCTTTAGGCGGTGGTTTCCCTATTGGCGCTATGTTGACCACTACTGCTATTGCCAGTCATTTAAAAGTAGGCACTCATGGCAGTACCTATGGCGGCAACCCGCTGGCTTGTGCTGTAGCCGAAGCCGCTTTGGATACTATCAACCAGCCTGAAGTCTTAAATGGCGTACTGGAGCGGGAAAAACTGTTCCGCCGTGAACTGGCTGCTATCAACGAAAAACACAATGTATTCAGTACGGTGCGTGGTCAGGGTATGTTGCTGGGTGCTGTATTAAACGATGAGTTTAAAGGCCGTTCACGTGACTTTTTCCTTGCCTCTGCTGATCAAGGCTTATTTGCTTTAGTTGCAGGCCCGGATGTTATTCGTTTTGCCCCTTCGTTAGTGATCCCTGAAGCAGACATTATCGAAGGTTTTAAGCGTTTTGAAAAAGCAGTAGCACAAGTGAAACAAGGCTAA
- the aroK gene encoding shikimate kinase AroK: MAEKRNIFLVGPMGAGKSTIGRHLADMLHLEFYDSDQEIERRTGADIAWVFDLEGEEGFRVREENVISDLTELQGIVLATGGGSVLSKETRNRLSARGIVVYLETPIEKQVARTQRDKRRPLLQTEEAPKEVLERLAAERNPLYEEIADFTVRTDEQSARSVANQIVEQLGF; this comes from the coding sequence ATGGCAGAAAAACGCAATATCTTCCTGGTAGGCCCAATGGGTGCAGGCAAAAGTACAATTGGCCGTCATTTAGCAGACATGCTTCATCTCGAATTCTACGACTCAGATCAGGAAATTGAACGCCGCACTGGTGCAGATATAGCCTGGGTATTTGATCTGGAAGGCGAAGAGGGATTCCGTGTTCGCGAAGAAAACGTGATCTCGGACTTAACAGAATTACAAGGCATAGTACTGGCGACTGGCGGTGGCTCAGTGCTGAGCAAAGAAACCCGCAACCGTTTATCCGCGCGTGGCATAGTGGTTTATTTAGAAACCCCTATAGAGAAACAAGTGGCTCGTACTCAACGTGACAAAAGACGTCCGTTGTTACAAACCGAAGAGGCACCAAAAGAGGTGCTGGAACGTCTGGCGGCTGAGCGTAATCCTCTGTATGAAGAGATCGCTGATTTTACCGTACGTACAGACGAGCAAAGTGCCCGTTCAGTGGCGAATCAAATCGTTGAACAACTTGGTTTCTAG
- the trpS gene encoding tryptophan--tRNA ligase — MSESKSITPKAKPIVLSGAQPSGQLTIGNYLGALRQWDRMQDDYDCLYCIVDLHAITVRQDPAALRNASLDSLALYLACGIDPNRSSVFMQSHVPEHSQLNWILNCYTQFGELSRMTQFKDKSERHSNNVNAGLFTYPVLMAADILVYNAHQIPVGHDQKQHLELARDIATRFNALHGDIFTVPEPYIPGVAARVMSLQEPTKKMSKSDENPWNFVGLLEDPKMISKKFKKAMTDSEDPPRVTYDLENKAGVANLLSILSGVTGKPIDSLVAEYEGKMYGHLKGDVADAVIALLEPVQAKFHEIRQDQSLMNQVLKQGAAEARARASVTLQKVYDAVGFVLPT, encoded by the coding sequence ATGTCAGAGTCAAAATCCATTACGCCAAAAGCAAAACCTATAGTCTTAAGTGGTGCTCAGCCTTCAGGTCAGCTCACCATAGGCAATTATCTGGGAGCTTTGCGCCAGTGGGACAGGATGCAGGACGACTACGATTGTTTGTACTGTATCGTGGATTTGCACGCTATCACTGTGCGTCAGGACCCTGCGGCACTGCGTAATGCGTCGCTGGATAGTCTGGCCTTGTATCTGGCCTGTGGTATAGATCCAAATCGCTCCAGCGTCTTTATGCAATCTCACGTGCCGGAGCACAGCCAGCTAAACTGGATTTTAAATTGCTACACCCAGTTTGGTGAATTAAGCCGTATGACGCAGTTTAAAGATAAATCTGAACGTCACAGCAATAACGTCAATGCGGGTTTATTTACTTATCCTGTGCTGATGGCGGCCGATATACTGGTGTATAACGCGCATCAAATTCCGGTTGGTCATGATCAGAAACAACACCTGGAACTGGCTCGTGACATTGCTACACGTTTTAACGCGCTGCACGGTGATATTTTTACTGTGCCAGAACCTTATATCCCGGGTGTAGCGGCGCGCGTGATGAGTTTGCAGGAGCCAACAAAAAAAATGTCCAAGTCGGATGAGAATCCATGGAATTTTGTTGGTTTGCTGGAAGATCCAAAGATGATCAGCAAGAAATTCAAAAAGGCTATGACGGACTCAGAAGATCCACCTCGTGTCACTTATGATCTGGAAAACAAAGCAGGTGTAGCCAACCTGTTGAGTATTTTAAGTGGCGTTACGGGTAAGCCAATTGACAGCCTGGTCGCTGAGTACGAAGGCAAAATGTACGGTCACTTAAAAGGTGACGTGGCAGATGCTGTGATTGCGTTATTAGAACCTGTGCAGGCCAAATTCCATGAAATCCGTCAGGATCAAAGCCTGATGAATCAGGTATTAAAACAAGGTGCAGCAGAGGCAAGAGCCCGTGCTTCTGTCACACTGCAGAAAGTGTATGACGCTGTAGGTTTTGTTTTACCAACGTAA
- the rpe gene encoding ribulose-phosphate 3-epimerase: MRQPNWIAPSILSADFARLGEDVSRVLTAGADIVHFDVMDNHYVPNLTFGPMICSALRNYGVTAPVDVHLMVENVDSLVPAFAEAGASMISFHPEASKHVDRTLQLIRQHGCKAGLVFNPATPLTYLDYVLDKVDLVLLMSVNPGFGGQSFIPATLKKLQQARQIIDQSGFPIRLEIDGGVKVENIREIAEAGADTFVAGSAIFSQSDYQKVIDQMRAELAGVS; the protein is encoded by the coding sequence ATGCGCCAACCGAATTGGATTGCTCCGTCAATTTTATCTGCAGATTTCGCCCGTCTGGGGGAAGATGTCAGCCGTGTTTTAACAGCCGGCGCAGACATAGTGCATTTTGATGTGATGGACAATCACTATGTGCCGAATCTTACTTTTGGCCCTATGATTTGCAGCGCCTTACGCAATTATGGCGTGACAGCTCCGGTGGACGTGCATCTGATGGTAGAAAATGTAGACAGCCTGGTGCCTGCTTTTGCAGAGGCTGGTGCTTCTATGATCAGTTTTCATCCTGAAGCCTCGAAACACGTCGATCGTACCTTGCAGCTCATTCGTCAACACGGCTGTAAAGCAGGTCTGGTGTTTAATCCGGCCACGCCACTCACATACTTAGACTATGTGCTGGATAAAGTGGACTTAGTGCTGTTGATGTCGGTAAACCCGGGTTTTGGCGGCCAGTCATTTATTCCCGCTACCTTAAAGAAGTTGCAACAGGCGCGACAGATCATCGATCAAAGTGGTTTCCCCATCCGGCTGGAAATTGATGGTGGTGTGAAGGTTGAAAATATCCGCGAGATAGCAGAAGCAGGCGCTGATACTTTTGTGGCAGGTTCTGCTATTTTCAGCCAGAGCGACTATCAAAAAGTCATAGATCAAATGCGTGCAGAACTGGCCGGAGTCAGTTAG
- a CDS encoding DUF2970 domain-containing protein, with product MTKAPGFKQVLKAVFGAIVGVQSEQQRQQDFQTTTIWPYLVAGILAVVAFIVLLLLLVSWVVPG from the coding sequence ATGACAAAAGCCCCTGGCTTTAAGCAAGTACTCAAAGCTGTATTCGGCGCTATTGTTGGAGTGCAGTCTGAACAACAACGTCAACAAGACTTTCAAACCACTACTATATGGCCCTACTTAGTTGCAGGTATCTTAGCTGTTGTTGCTTTTATTGTGCTATTGCTGCTATTAGTCAGTTGGGTAGTGCCAGGCTGA
- the aroB gene encoding 3-dehydroquinate synthase: MQKVAVQLGERSYPILISPQLFTQPLTEFLPQARQVVIVSNPVVAGLYLPAVTALFPDSVVHSFILPDGEAYKTLNSFEQVMSFLLEHKINRDVLLVALGGGVIGDLTGFVAACYQRGVRFIQLPTTLLSQVDSSVGGKTAVNHPLGKNMIGAFKQPDLVLINTSVLSSLPASEFAAGMAEVIKYALISDLAFFNWLEQNQQAIRELQPAVLGEMIRHCCQMKADIVSRDETEQGERALLNLGHTFGHAIEAFLGYGQWLHGEAVAVGMVMATQLAVSRGDVSKEELQRIIGLLSAFDLPVAPPVQMSIADFMPYMKTDKKVQAGKMRFIVPTALGQSAIVDDVTEQELMALFSI, encoded by the coding sequence ATGCAAAAAGTTGCAGTACAACTTGGAGAGCGCAGCTACCCTATCCTGATCAGTCCCCAGTTATTTACCCAACCTCTGACGGAGTTTTTACCTCAAGCCCGTCAGGTGGTGATCGTTTCTAATCCAGTGGTTGCAGGGCTTTATTTGCCTGCTGTCACTGCATTATTTCCCGACTCTGTTGTGCACTCCTTTATTTTACCAGATGGTGAAGCCTACAAGACTCTCAATTCTTTTGAACAGGTGATGTCCTTTTTGCTTGAGCACAAAATCAACCGTGATGTATTGCTGGTGGCTTTAGGTGGCGGAGTGATAGGCGATCTGACCGGCTTTGTTGCAGCTTGTTACCAGCGTGGTGTGCGTTTTATTCAACTGCCGACCACTTTATTATCTCAGGTGGATTCTTCTGTTGGCGGTAAAACAGCGGTCAATCATCCGTTGGGTAAAAATATGATAGGTGCTTTTAAGCAACCCGATCTGGTGCTTATTAATACCTCTGTTTTAAGCTCTTTGCCTGCCTCTGAATTCGCAGCCGGTATGGCGGAAGTCATCAAGTATGCGCTGATAAGCGATCTGGCATTTTTCAATTGGCTGGAGCAAAATCAACAGGCTATCCGTGAACTGCAACCTGCTGTGTTAGGTGAAATGATCCGTCATTGTTGCCAGATGAAAGCCGACATTGTCAGCCGCGATGAGACAGAGCAGGGCGAGCGGGCTTTATTAAATTTAGGCCATACCTTTGGTCATGCTATTGAAGCCTTTTTAGGCTATGGCCAATGGTTACACGGTGAAGCTGTAGCAGTGGGCATGGTGATGGCAACACAACTGGCGGTCAGCCGTGGTGATGTCAGCAAAGAAGAATTACAACGTATTATTGGTTTATTGTCTGCTTTTGATTTGCCTGTGGCGCCTCCGGTGCAAATGAGCATTGCGGATTTTATGCCCTATATGAAAACAGATAAGAAAGTACAGGCCGGCAAAATGCGCTTTATCGTCCCTACCGCCTTGGGACAAAGTGCAATAGTCGATGACGTGACCGAACAAGAACTAATGGCTCTCTTCAGCATATGA
- a CDS encoding HDOD domain-containing protein, producing the protein MSLSSSSLEQLFIDNLIGVDPNQKRLRYLKNQQQETDGRQMLEVERKALEARQSGENAKKIFLDFTQAHLHDEVAQELMQRLSSIEVVSSSLFDLGPNFPALIDALSAKAVTLNQLDPLISNVEWLKEDVLRLVNQPRYRNKTSSGNMVKDIKTALRFLGVEALQSLVPVYAFRHCIPHSTDPFVQFKVKIWDYSLATALAARAIADSQGLNGFVAFCAAMFQTMGHMVVIRNYLRSYAQVKRTELLRARDARDNELTDALEALDADAGFLSSSIEEFAGIISADLIARWQLKRMPLAAILDQIVDETPLSSCTDLTRVVKQANTYVQVKFLIQEQRMDVDDANKALNEAGVHNEMRKMLSQIDLKKLSFE; encoded by the coding sequence ATGTCTTTGTCTTCCTCCTCATTGGAGCAGTTGTTTATAGATAATCTGATTGGTGTTGACCCTAATCAGAAACGCTTACGTTATTTGAAAAACCAGCAGCAAGAAACTGATGGTCGTCAGATGCTGGAAGTTGAACGTAAAGCACTGGAAGCTCGTCAGTCCGGTGAGAATGCGAAAAAAATCTTCCTCGATTTTACTCAGGCTCACTTGCATGATGAAGTTGCCCAAGAGCTAATGCAGCGCCTGAGCAGCATTGAAGTGGTCAGCAGTTCCTTGTTTGATTTAGGGCCAAATTTTCCGGCACTCATCGACGCCTTAAGTGCAAAGGCTGTGACGTTAAACCAGCTGGATCCGCTGATCAGCAATGTAGAATGGCTGAAAGAAGATGTACTGCGTTTAGTCAACCAGCCGCGCTACCGCAACAAAACCAGCTCAGGCAATATGGTTAAAGATATAAAAACCGCATTGCGTTTTTTAGGGGTGGAAGCCCTGCAGTCTTTGGTGCCTGTCTATGCGTTTCGTCACTGCATTCCGCATTCAACAGATCCTTTTGTTCAGTTTAAAGTGAAAATCTGGGATTACTCTTTAGCCACTGCTTTGGCGGCGCGCGCTATTGCTGATTCCCAAGGTTTGAATGGCTTTGTGGCTTTTTGTGCTGCTATGTTCCAGACCATGGGTCATATGGTGGTGATCCGTAACTATCTGCGCAGTTATGCTCAGGTAAAACGCACGGAATTGTTGCGTGCCCGTGATGCCCGCGATAATGAATTGACGGATGCTCTGGAAGCTTTAGACGCTGACGCTGGTTTCTTATCCAGCAGCATTGAAGAGTTTGCTGGCATCATCAGTGCCGATTTAATTGCCCGCTGGCAACTGAAACGTATGCCGCTGGCTGCTATTCTGGACCAAATTGTTGATGAAACTCCATTAAGTAGCTGCACGGATTTAACCCGTGTTGTTAAACAAGCCAATACCTATGTGCAGGTGAAGTTTTTAATTCAGGAGCAACGCATGGATGTTGATGATGCGAATAAAGCGCTGAATGAGGCTGGTGTTCACAATGAGATGCGTAAAATGTTGTCTCAGATTGACCTGAAAAAGCTGTCTTTTGAATAA